Proteins from one Salaquimonas pukyongi genomic window:
- a CDS encoding Maf-like protein — MSGRLKLILASGSPRRLQLLQQAGIEPDHLCPVDADETPARGEAPRTLAKRLAREKAELAVENASRTPELQGCLILAADTVVALGRRILPKAEMLDQASTSLRLLSGRSHRVYTGITLVTPKGAFRHRLVETRVRFKRLSREEIEAYLASGEWRGKAGGYAIQGLAGAFVVKLVGSYTNVVGLPVHETVSLLAGEGYPVYFNWVNRT, encoded by the coding sequence ATGTCGGGCAGGTTGAAGCTCATCCTGGCCTCCGGTTCGCCCCGACGCCTGCAGTTGCTGCAGCAGGCGGGCATCGAGCCTGACCATCTTTGCCCCGTCGACGCCGATGAAACACCGGCCCGGGGGGAGGCACCGCGCACGCTTGCCAAACGGCTTGCCCGCGAAAAGGCGGAACTGGCGGTCGAAAACGCCTCGCGCACGCCGGAACTCCAGGGCTGTCTGATATTGGCTGCGGACACGGTGGTTGCACTGGGGCGCCGCATTCTGCCCAAGGCGGAAATGCTGGACCAGGCATCGACCAGCCTGCGGCTTCTGTCAGGCCGGTCCCATCGTGTATATACCGGCATCACACTGGTAACGCCCAAGGGCGCTTTCCGGCACCGGCTGGTGGAAACCCGTGTGCGCTTCAAACGGCTGTCGCGCGAGGAAATCGAAGCTTATCTGGCTTCCGGCGAATGGCGCGGAAAGGCCGGCGGTTATGCCATTCAGGGCCTCGCCGGTGCTTTTGTGGTCAAACTGGTGGGGTCCTATACCAACGTTGTCGGCCTGCCGGTGCATGAGACGGTATCCCTGCTGGCAGGCGAAGGGTATCCGGTTTATTTCAACTGGGTGAACCGAACCTGA
- a CDS encoding efflux RND transporter permease subunit gives MITAPQSDGGFAGLFVRRPILALVLSALIIVGGLAALFGVEVRELPEVDSPVVSVRTEYPGAAPETIDREVTARIEGAAGRVPGVDSISSSSTFGRSSVTVEFTAETDIDVAANDLKDAISRVSRDLPDDIEDPRVIKSDDNAQAVLRVAVTSANLSVQELTTLVEDEVIDRLTAVPGVADVYVYGDRDNIFRIDVDQSKLASRGLNAGDIAAALSNAAFDSPAGTLTSSSQDIVVRTTAGIDTAAQFEALVIRGRTRIGDVAAVSLGPDPGDSLLRANGRTGVGMGIVRQAGSNTLEISKGVRQTVAEIAEILPDDVSIQVTSDDATFIQGSINEVLYSLLLAACIVIAIIFVFLLNLRATLVPAITLPVALIGAVGGIWLAGLSVNILTLLALVLATGLVVDDAIVVLENIVSKRNAGLGPRAAAVVGVREVFFAVITTTATLASVFIPISFLPGKVGALFGEFGFTLALSVTISSLVALTLCPMLASRFLTSAPEKSGGGPASRFGEQLIAIYSRLLRACLAAPLVVVAVSVAAALAAVVLYGTLRKELTPPEDRAVILMFVSAPQGVSLDFTSTQTRKIEALVEPLRTSGEVTNVFSIAGIRGQANNGFAVLTLAPWDERERSQQEIAAEVNRKLATVPGIRAFAIQPNSLGIRNAGEGLKVALLGDDYDELAAAAEELMARMEADPRFGRIRLSYETTQPQLSISIDRERASDLGINIDGLAPVVQAMLDGRSVGSVFVGDRAVDVKMISTSNPINDPSDLEDIFLKASDGRTVPLSSISTLEEKAVAPSLGREQRRRAVTLTASLDGSFSIAGALAEAQQLAAPLLPAGARLAPLAEAATLKDTESGMRTTFLFAIVVVLLVLAAQFESFVSALIIMLTVPLGLACAVFALVLTGTSLNVYSQIGLVLLVGIMAKNGILMVEFANQLRNSGMSVADAAEQAAIRRVRPIMMTMVSTVLGAIPLVLASGAGAEARVALGWVIAGGLGLATTATLFVTPVAYRLLAGLSSPAALEEERLRQELNSARSETA, from the coding sequence ATGATAACGGCTCCGCAATCAGATGGCGGATTTGCCGGCCTGTTCGTGCGGCGCCCCATTCTTGCGCTTGTTCTGAGCGCGCTGATCATTGTCGGTGGTCTTGCCGCGCTGTTTGGCGTCGAAGTGCGGGAACTTCCCGAGGTGGACAGTCCCGTGGTTTCCGTTCGCACGGAGTATCCCGGCGCTGCGCCCGAAACCATTGACCGGGAAGTTACCGCCCGTATCGAAGGCGCTGCGGGGCGTGTGCCTGGCGTGGATTCGATTTCTTCCTCTTCCACCTTTGGCCGCAGTTCGGTGACGGTCGAATTCACCGCGGAAACCGATATCGACGTCGCGGCCAACGACCTGAAGGATGCCATCAGCCGCGTATCGCGCGACCTGCCCGACGACATCGAAGACCCCCGCGTGATCAAGAGCGATGACAATGCACAGGCGGTTTTGCGCGTTGCGGTTACTTCCGCCAATCTTTCGGTTCAGGAACTGACCACGCTGGTTGAAGATGAGGTCATCGACCGGCTGACGGCGGTTCCCGGTGTTGCCGATGTTTATGTCTATGGCGACCGCGACAACATCTTCAGGATTGACGTTGATCAGAGCAAGCTTGCCAGCCGGGGATTGAACGCCGGTGACATTGCTGCTGCACTTTCCAATGCAGCGTTCGATTCGCCGGCCGGAACGCTGACCAGCTCGTCGCAGGACATTGTTGTTCGCACAACCGCCGGCATAGACACTGCGGCCCAGTTCGAGGCACTGGTCATCCGGGGAAGAACCCGCATCGGCGATGTGGCTGCGGTATCGCTCGGCCCGGATCCCGGTGACAGTCTGCTCAGGGCGAATGGGCGCACCGGTGTTGGCATGGGCATCGTGCGGCAGGCCGGTTCAAACACGCTGGAAATCTCAAAGGGTGTGAGGCAGACCGTTGCGGAGATCGCCGAAATCCTGCCCGATGACGTCAGCATCCAGGTAACCAGCGATGACGCCACCTTTATTCAGGGGTCGATCAATGAAGTGCTGTACTCGCTTCTGCTGGCCGCCTGTATCGTTATCGCCATTATTTTCGTTTTTCTGCTGAACCTGAGGGCAACGCTGGTACCGGCCATTACCCTGCCGGTGGCGCTGATCGGCGCGGTAGGCGGCATCTGGCTTGCCGGGCTTTCGGTCAATATTCTCACGCTGCTTGCCCTCGTACTCGCCACCGGGCTGGTAGTCGATGATGCCATCGTCGTTCTGGAAAACATCGTCAGCAAACGCAATGCCGGCCTCGGGCCGCGTGCTGCTGCCGTCGTTGGTGTGCGGGAAGTCTTCTTCGCCGTCATAACCACCACGGCGACGCTGGCCTCCGTCTTTATTCCGATTTCCTTTCTGCCCGGCAAGGTCGGCGCCCTGTTTGGCGAGTTCGGCTTCACCCTTGCGCTGTCTGTTACCATTTCATCGCTTGTCGCGCTGACGCTCTGCCCCATGCTTGCCTCGCGTTTTCTCACTTCTGCACCCGAAAAGAGCGGTGGCGGCCCGGCAAGCCGTTTCGGTGAGCAGCTGATTGCAATTTACTCGCGGCTGTTGAGGGCATGTCTTGCCGCACCGCTGGTGGTTGTCGCCGTATCGGTTGCGGCTGCCCTTGCCGCGGTGGTGCTGTATGGGACCCTTCGCAAGGAACTGACCCCGCCGGAGGACCGTGCCGTCATCCTGATGTTCGTGAGCGCGCCACAGGGCGTCAGCCTGGATTTCACCAGCACACAGACGCGCAAGATAGAAGCGCTGGTTGAACCGTTGCGAACCAGTGGAGAGGTTACGAACGTTTTCTCCATTGCCGGAATACGCGGCCAGGCAAACAACGGTTTTGCCGTGCTCACCCTGGCCCCCTGGGACGAACGCGAGCGCAGCCAGCAGGAAATCGCCGCAGAGGTCAACCGAAAGCTGGCCACCGTGCCGGGTATCCGCGCCTTCGCCATTCAGCCCAACAGCCTGGGCATTCGCAATGCGGGTGAAGGGCTCAAAGTGGCCCTGCTGGGGGATGACTATGATGAACTTGCGGCGGCGGCTGAGGAACTGATGGCCAGGATGGAGGCTGACCCGCGTTTCGGCCGTATCCGGCTATCCTACGAGACAACACAGCCGCAGCTTTCCATTTCCATCGACCGCGAACGCGCTTCCGATCTGGGGATCAACATTGACGGGCTGGCGCCGGTCGTTCAGGCGATGCTGGATGGCCGCTCCGTCGGGTCGGTTTTTGTCGGCGACCGTGCCGTTGATGTGAAGATGATTTCAACCTCCAACCCGATCAACGATCCATCCGATCTTGAAGATATTTTCCTGAAGGCTTCAGACGGAAGGACCGTTCCCCTCTCGTCGATTTCCACCCTGGAAGAAAAAGCGGTCGCACCATCGCTCGGGCGCGAGCAACGCCGCCGTGCCGTTACCTTGACTGCAAGCCTGGACGGCAGTTTTTCAATCGCCGGGGCGCTCGCCGAAGCCCAGCAACTTGCTGCACCGCTTCTGCCTGCCGGGGCACGGCTTGCACCGCTGGCGGAAGCTGCCACGCTGAAAGATACCGAAAGCGGCATGCGCACCACATTCCTGTTTGCCATTGTGGTCGTATTGCTGGTTCTGGCGGCGCAGTTCGAGAGCTTTGTTTCTGCGCTGATCATCATGCTGACCGTCCCGCTCGGCCTTGCCTGCGCAGTCTTTGCGCTGGTGCTCACGGGAACAAGTCTGAACGTCTATTCGCAGATTGGTCTCGTCCTGCTAGTTGGCATCATGGCAAAGAACGGCATCTTGATGGTCGAGTTCGCCAACCAGTTGCGAAACAGCGGCATGAGCGTTGCCGACGCCGCCGAACAGGCGGCCATCCGCCGGGTGCGGCCGATCATGATGACGATGGTTTCAACCGTCCTTGGGGCCATACCGCTGGTACTGGCAAGCGGAGCAGGCGCCGAAGCGCGGGTGGCGCTTGGCTGGGTGATCGCCGGCGGGCTTGGCCTTGCAACCACCGCCACGCTTTTCGTTACACCGGTAGCCTACCGTTTGCTGGCTGGTCTTTCTTCCCCGGCGGCACTGGAAGAAGAGCGCTTGCGGCAGGAACTGAACAGCGCCCGGAGCGAGACAGCGTAG
- the infA gene encoding translation initiation factor IF-1, whose amino-acid sequence MPKEEVLEFPGVVSELLPNATFRVKLENDHEIIAHTAGRMRKNRIRVLAGDKVLVEMTPYDLTKGRITYRFK is encoded by the coding sequence ATGCCGAAAGAGGAAGTTCTCGAGTTCCCGGGCGTGGTGAGCGAACTGCTCCCCAACGCCACTTTCCGCGTCAAGCTGGAAAACGACCACGAAATCATCGCCCACACGGCGGGCCGCATGCGCAAGAACCGTATCCGCGTTCTGGCCGGCGACAAGGTGCTCGTGGAAATGACGCCATATGATCTGACCAAGGGTCGGATCACCTACCGTTTCAAATAG
- the yacG gene encoding DNA gyrase inhibitor YacG: MSDGKDKVAPLRKPVACPNCGKPSSRDTYPFCSTRCSDVDLNRWFSGSYAVPAEPADDSSSGAEN, encoded by the coding sequence ATGAGCGACGGAAAAGACAAGGTGGCGCCTCTGCGCAAGCCGGTTGCCTGCCCCAATTGCGGCAAGCCCTCGAGCCGCGACACCTATCCGTTCTGTTCCACACGATGCTCCGACGTCGATCTCAACCGCTGGTTTTCCGGCAGTTATGCGGTGCCTGCCGAACCGGCTGACGACAGTTCCAGCGGGGCGGAAAACTAG
- a CDS encoding efflux RND transporter periplasmic adaptor subunit, translating to MASWKQLLIIAALGLVCLFAWTRIDPNAAARLQALGLDPALAKRIAGTDATTATGSIGGSGPKAGGGRRGGVLVVAAPAFTATVDNSVTAIGDGEAARSITLVPLESGVLTAVNVSPGDRVKKGDVVAELDSDKERIARDRAALQERLVANKVSRIEQLTRSRAATTVQLDDAKGELETARLALRDAEVALQRRLITAPADGIAGLVPVEAGAYVTPQTAITTIDDRSSLIVDFWVPERFAALVRIGQPVEAEAVAFPGRPFEGTVSQIASRVDRDSRTLQIRASIPNTGDRLRPGMSFRVNMKFPGEQHVAVDPLAIQWSSRGPYVWNVADGKAKRLDVRIIQRNSDAVMVSGEIQPGDLTVIEGVQSVREGVALNIAEQPAGGA from the coding sequence ATGGCCTCGTGGAAACAGCTATTGATCATAGCAGCGCTGGGTCTGGTGTGCCTTTTTGCCTGGACGCGGATTGACCCGAATGCAGCCGCGCGCCTTCAGGCCCTGGGGCTTGATCCTGCTCTGGCAAAGCGTATTGCCGGCACGGATGCAACGACCGCCACCGGCTCAATCGGCGGCAGCGGGCCAAAGGCAGGAGGCGGCCGGCGCGGTGGTGTCCTGGTCGTCGCCGCTCCGGCGTTTACCGCCACGGTCGATAATTCCGTAACCGCCATTGGCGACGGAGAAGCCGCACGCTCGATCACGCTTGTACCATTGGAATCCGGTGTTCTTACTGCGGTGAATGTTTCTCCCGGGGACCGGGTCAAAAAAGGCGATGTTGTTGCCGAACTGGACTCCGACAAAGAGCGTATTGCCCGCGACCGTGCAGCCCTTCAGGAAAGACTGGTTGCCAACAAGGTTTCAAGAATTGAACAGCTTACCCGTTCCCGGGCCGCGACCACGGTGCAGCTAGACGATGCAAAGGGCGAACTGGAGACTGCAAGGCTTGCCCTGCGTGATGCGGAAGTTGCCTTGCAGCGCCGCCTTATCACGGCTCCTGCCGACGGCATAGCCGGCCTGGTGCCGGTGGAAGCCGGTGCCTATGTTACCCCTCAGACGGCAATTACCACCATAGACGACCGCTCTTCGCTGATTGTCGATTTCTGGGTGCCGGAACGATTTGCTGCCCTTGTCAGAATTGGCCAGCCCGTGGAGGCGGAAGCGGTTGCCTTTCCGGGCCGGCCTTTTGAGGGCACGGTTTCCCAAATTGCCAGCCGGGTGGACCGAGACAGCCGCACGCTGCAAATTCGCGCAAGCATTCCCAATACCGGTGATCGCCTGCGCCCTGGAATGTCGTTTCGCGTCAACATGAAGTTTCCCGGCGAACAGCATGTCGCCGTTGATCCGCTGGCCATTCAGTGGAGTTCCCGGGGCCCGTATGTGTGGAACGTTGCCGACGGCAAGGCAAAGCGGCTTGATGTGCGAATCATTCAGCGCAACAGCGATGCCGTCATGGTATCGGGGGAAATTCAACCCGGCGACCTGACGGTGATCGAGGGCGTACAGAGTGTACGGGAGGGCGTTGCCCTGAACATTGCCGAACAGCCGGCGGGCGGGGCATAG
- a CDS encoding GMC family oxidoreductase, which yields MHQDKARPLEGDFDYIIVGGGTAGCVLANRLTADASKKVLLLEAGGTDAYHWVHIPVGYLYCIGNPRTDWMMKTAAEPGLNDRSLVYPRGRLLGGCSSVNGMIYMRGQAADYDHWRQLGNTGWGWDDVLPYFLKSEDHHAGKTDFHGAGGEWKVTRQRLSWEILKAVQRGAAEFGIMPRDDFNDGNNEGSGFFEVNQKQGVRWNTAKGFLKPAMKRPNLKVLTHAETEHLIIENGEVRGVAFRYGGEKRTARARGEVLLAAGSINSPRILEYSGIGRGDVLNALGIDVEHESPGVGENLQDHLQLRTIYKVRGARTLNTLANSLFGKTRMALQYALTRSGPLSMAPSQFGMFTKSDPSLATPDLEYHVQPLSTDKLGDPLHDFPAITMSVCNLRPESVGSSHIVSRDIAHQPEIRLNYLSAARDRQVAVEALRQARRIMTARALAQYEPQELLPGPAVVSDDELLSAAGDIGTTIFHPVGTCRMGQDERSVVGTDLKVHGLGRLRIVDASIMPKIVSGNTASPVIMIAEKAADAILKDAAAH from the coding sequence ATGCATCAGGACAAGGCACGCCCTCTTGAAGGGGATTTCGACTATATTATCGTTGGTGGCGGGACGGCGGGCTGCGTCCTGGCCAATCGCCTGACCGCCGATGCATCGAAAAAGGTTCTGTTGCTGGAAGCTGGCGGGACCGACGCCTATCACTGGGTTCACATCCCCGTCGGCTACCTGTACTGCATCGGCAATCCGCGAACCGACTGGATGATGAAAACAGCCGCCGAGCCGGGGCTGAATGACCGGTCTTTGGTCTATCCGCGCGGCAGGCTGCTGGGGGGATGCAGTTCGGTCAACGGCATGATCTACATGCGCGGACAAGCGGCCGATTACGATCACTGGCGGCAATTGGGCAATACCGGCTGGGGCTGGGATGACGTCCTTCCCTATTTCCTCAAGTCGGAAGACCATCATGCCGGAAAGACGGATTTTCATGGTGCAGGCGGCGAGTGGAAGGTGACCCGCCAGCGCCTTTCATGGGAAATCCTCAAAGCCGTTCAGCGCGGTGCAGCAGAATTCGGCATCATGCCGCGCGACGACTTTAATGACGGAAACAATGAGGGTTCGGGGTTCTTCGAAGTAAACCAGAAACAGGGCGTGCGCTGGAATACGGCCAAGGGATTTCTGAAACCGGCAATGAAACGTCCCAATCTGAAGGTTCTGACCCACGCGGAAACCGAACATCTGATCATAGAGAACGGCGAAGTGCGCGGCGTTGCATTCCGATATGGCGGGGAAAAAAGAACCGCCCGTGCAAGGGGTGAGGTTCTGCTTGCCGCCGGTTCGATCAACAGCCCCAGAATTCTCGAATATTCCGGTATCGGCCGGGGCGATGTGTTGAACGCCCTCGGCATTGATGTGGAGCATGAAAGTCCCGGCGTTGGGGAAAATCTTCAGGATCATCTGCAACTTCGGACGATCTACAAGGTGCGCGGCGCAAGGACTTTGAACACACTGGCTAATTCCCTTTTCGGCAAGACGCGGATGGCCCTTCAATATGCCCTGACACGCTCAGGCCCGCTTTCCATGGCGCCCAGCCAGTTCGGCATGTTCACCAAATCAGACCCGTCCCTGGCCACACCGGATCTGGAATATCACGTCCAGCCCCTGTCGACAGACAAGCTTGGCGATCCGCTGCATGATTTTCCCGCGATTACCATGTCGGTCTGCAATCTGCGGCCGGAGAGTGTTGGTTCAAGCCACATCGTCAGTCGCGACATTGCCCACCAGCCCGAAATCAGGCTGAACTATCTGTCTGCAGCGCGAGACCGGCAGGTTGCAGTCGAGGCATTAAGACAGGCACGCCGCATCATGACCGCAAGGGCACTGGCACAATATGAACCGCAGGAACTGCTGCCGGGACCAGCGGTCGTATCCGATGATGAGCTTTTAAGCGCAGCCGGTGACATCGGCACGACGATTTTTCATCCCGTCGGCACATGCAGGATGGGACAGGATGAACGATCAGTGGTCGGCACGGACCTGAAAGTGCACGGCCTTGGCCGTTTGCGCATCGTCGATGCTTCCATCATGCCGAAGATCGTATCCGGCAATACCGCCTCACCGGTAATAATGATCGCCGAAAAGGCAGCCGATGCCATTTTGAAGGATGCGGCGGCACATTAA